In Chryseobacterium gleum, a single genomic region encodes these proteins:
- the hemN gene encoding oxygen-independent coproporphyrinogen III oxidase, whose amino-acid sequence MNSLIDKYNIPGPRYTSYPTVPYWDESTFSPERWKETVIRSFDESNAGEGISIYIHLPFCEALCTFCACHKRITKQHSVEVPYLESVLKEWKLYLDLFSERPKLKELHLGGGTPTFFSPENLRTLLEGIFSTVDIAEHPEFSFEGHPNNTTKEHLQTLYDLGFRRVSFGVQDYDPKVQKAINRIQPFENVKNVTEWAKEIGYRGISHDLVFGLPHQNWEAMEYTIRKTMELKPDRLAFYSYAHVPWVKGVGQRGFDENDLPSGEEKRRLYEDGKKLLQDLGYIEVGMDHFSLEHDDLYQSLIHKKLHRNFMGYTSSKTQLMVGLGMSAISDSWYAFAQNVKTVEEYQKMVEEGEIPVVKGHVLSDEDLTVRRHILNLMCQLETTFDINNSFPELENALEMLKEMENDGLVEINGTEVKITEAGRAFTRNVAMVFDLRMMRNKPETRIFSMTI is encoded by the coding sequence ATGAACTCTTTAATAGATAAGTATAATATTCCCGGACCGCGTTACACTTCTTATCCTACTGTTCCTTACTGGGACGAATCAACATTTTCGCCTGAAAGATGGAAGGAAACCGTAATCAGGTCTTTTGATGAAAGCAATGCAGGGGAGGGAATTTCTATTTATATCCATTTGCCTTTCTGTGAGGCGCTATGTACGTTCTGTGCATGTCATAAACGTATTACCAAACAGCACAGTGTTGAAGTTCCTTACCTTGAAAGTGTTTTAAAAGAGTGGAAATTGTACCTTGATCTTTTCAGTGAAAGACCAAAACTGAAAGAATTGCACCTTGGAGGAGGTACTCCTACATTTTTCTCTCCTGAGAACTTAAGAACATTACTGGAGGGAATTTTTTCTACAGTAGATATTGCAGAGCATCCTGAGTTTTCTTTTGAGGGGCATCCAAACAATACAACGAAAGAACATCTTCAGACTTTATATGACCTTGGTTTCAGAAGAGTGAGCTTCGGAGTTCAGGATTATGATCCTAAAGTTCAGAAAGCGATCAACAGAATCCAGCCTTTTGAAAATGTAAAAAATGTTACAGAATGGGCGAAGGAAATCGGGTACAGAGGAATCAGCCATGATCTGGTTTTCGGATTGCCACATCAGAACTGGGAAGCGATGGAATATACCATCAGAAAAACAATGGAGCTGAAACCGGACAGACTTGCATTTTATTCTTATGCACACGTTCCATGGGTAAAAGGAGTCGGACAGAGAGGTTTTGATGAAAATGACCTTCCAAGTGGTGAAGAAAAACGCCGTCTGTATGAAGACGGGAAAAAGCTGCTTCAGGATTTAGGATATATTGAGGTTGGAATGGATCACTTCTCTCTTGAGCATGATGATCTTTATCAGTCTTTAATTCATAAGAAACTTCACAGAAATTTCATGGGCTACACTTCCAGCAAGACCCAGCTGATGGTTGGGCTTGGTATGTCTGCTATTTCAGATTCCTGGTATGCGTTTGCCCAGAATGTAAAAACAGTTGAGGAATATCAGAAAATGGTTGAAGAAGGTGAGATTCCTGTGGTAAAAGGGCACGTACTGAGTGATGAAGATCTTACGGTAAGAAGACATATTCTGAATCTGATGTGCCAACTTGAGACCACTTTTGATATAAACAACTCTTTCCCTGAGCTTGAAAACGCTTTAGAAATGCTAAAAGAGATGGAAAATGACGGTCTGGTTGAAATCAACGGAACTGAAGTTAAAATTACTGAAGCCGGAAGAGCATTCACAAGGAATGTAGCCATGGTTTTTGACCTGAGAATGATGAGAAATAAACCGGAAACGAGAATTTTCTCTATGACAATATAA
- a CDS encoding PQQ-dependent sugar dehydrogenase: MKKLLFCISIFSSLIVNSQSINLEEFVTGLTSPVEITNANDSRLFVVQQNGIIKIIQPNGTINSTNFLDISSKIIFGGERGLLGLAFHPQYSANGYFFVYYNNTAGNVTVARYSVSSTDPNVADPASEKILLSIPKPFDNHNGGSIHFAPDGKLWIITGDGGSGGDPNNNAQNKNSLLGKMLRIDVDAAGPYNIPPDNPFAGAGVDGADEIWAYGLRNAWKFSFDLTTGNAMIADVGQGAIEEINKIPVIQGGLNYGWRCYEGNNAYNTAGCAAQSTMTFPVAVYDHSGGKCSITGGYVYRGSQYPSLQGKYFFADYCSTQIGILDSNNAITWTTPYSGNNFSTFGEDYQKGLYVAAVNNGKIFKITTGTLGTQENNAFGNIKVYPNPASKEVFIDGVKDKKATLEIISADGRKVMETDKVSNGKGINISGIPAGVYYINLKSVELKSYSQKLIIK; encoded by the coding sequence ATGAAAAAATTACTTTTTTGCATCAGTATTTTTTCTTCCTTAATTGTTAATTCTCAAAGCATTAATTTGGAAGAATTTGTCACGGGGCTTACCAGTCCTGTAGAGATTACGAATGCCAATGACAGCCGTCTTTTTGTTGTACAGCAAAACGGGATCATTAAAATTATTCAACCTAACGGTACAATCAACTCCACCAATTTTCTGGATATTAGTTCAAAAATTATTTTTGGAGGCGAAAGAGGTCTTCTTGGCCTCGCATTTCATCCACAATACTCTGCCAACGGGTATTTTTTTGTGTATTATAACAATACAGCCGGAAATGTTACCGTCGCAAGATACAGCGTAAGTTCCACAGATCCGAATGTAGCTGATCCCGCTTCTGAAAAAATCCTTCTGAGCATTCCGAAACCTTTCGACAATCATAATGGAGGAAGTATTCATTTCGCTCCCGACGGAAAATTATGGATCATTACCGGAGACGGAGGAAGCGGCGGTGACCCGAATAATAATGCTCAAAACAAAAATTCACTGCTCGGAAAGATGCTGAGAATAGACGTAGATGCTGCCGGCCCATACAATATTCCGCCCGACAATCCTTTTGCAGGAGCCGGAGTGGATGGTGCTGATGAAATATGGGCTTACGGATTAAGAAATGCCTGGAAGTTTTCTTTTGATCTTACAACAGGAAATGCCATGATTGCAGATGTTGGGCAAGGAGCAATAGAAGAAATCAACAAAATACCTGTTATTCAAGGAGGCTTAAACTACGGCTGGCGCTGTTACGAAGGGAATAATGCTTACAACACAGCAGGATGTGCCGCACAGTCTACCATGACCTTCCCTGTTGCCGTATATGATCATTCCGGAGGGAAATGTTCTATCACAGGAGGATATGTCTACAGAGGCTCCCAATATCCGTCATTACAGGGTAAATATTTCTTTGCAGACTACTGCTCTACCCAGATTGGTATTCTGGACAGTAATAATGCCATCACATGGACGACACCTTATTCCGGGAATAACTTCTCTACTTTCGGGGAAGATTACCAGAAAGGGCTTTATGTAGCAGCTGTGAACAATGGAAAGATTTTTAAAATAACCACAGGTACTTTGGGAACTCAGGAAAATAATGCCTTTGGAAATATAAAAGTTTATCCTAATCCAGCTTCCAAAGAAGTTTTCATTGATGGAGTTAAAGATAAAAAAGCAACCCTAGAAATCATCAGTGCAGACGGAAGAAAAGTGATGGAAACGGATAAAGTCTCTAATGGCAAAGGAATTAATATTTCAGGAATTCCTGCCGGAGTGTATTATATTAATCTGAAATCCGTGGAACTGAAATCATATAGTCAGAAATTGATTATCAAATAG